ACGTGGGAGTCGATGCGCGCGATGAAGCCGGTGTGGCTTGCCGCGAGCCTTGGCGTGCTCGTGTTCGGCACGTATGTCCGCGCGTTTCGCTGGAACATCATCATGAAGCGCCAGGGATCGACGATGATGGCGTCGCTCGACGCGATCCTGATTTCGATCTTCTTCAACGGCGTGCTGCCGCTGCGCTCCGGCGAGGTGATCCGGATCGGCTATTTCGCGCGGCGCACCGGGGCGGGCGTTCCGGCGACGACCGCGGCGCTCGTGCTGGAGCGCGCGCTCGACATGACCGCGCTCGCGACGATCGGCGCGGTGGCCCTTTCGGTGCTCGCGGGCCGGCAGGCCGAGGCGATGGCGGTGCCGCCTTCGTGGCTGGCGGCGGGCGCGGGCGCGGCGCTTGTCGCGATGATCGGCGGCGGCATCTTCCTGAAGGCGCGCGCGGGGCGGCCGGTCGCGGAAGGCCACGAGCCCGGCCCGCTGACGCGCATCCTGAACGACGCGCTGAAAAGGCTGACGGTCCTGGAGTCGCGCGTCGAAGCAGGCTCGGTCATCGGCCTGTCGTTTTTCAGTTGGCTGATCACGCTGTTTCCGGCGTATTTCGTTTTCCTCGCCGCAGGGATGACGCCGTCGGTCATCGACGTGGCGATCATCCTCGTGTTCATCGTGTTTGCGATCTCGCTGCCGTCATCGCCGGGATTCATCGGCACGTTCCACGCGGGTTTCGTCTTCGGCGCGGAAATGGTCGGCATCCCGAAAGAAACCGCGCTGCCCGTCGCGATCGTCGCCCACGTCTTCACGCAGGTGCCGTTCATCTTGTGGGGCGCGTGGGTGCTGCTGAAGGGCGGGCGAAAGTTGATTGCTAAGGAACAAACCGATTAAACGATCGCGGCCGTCTATCGATTTCGTGCGCTAGCGCACGCATCGAACCGAATACGACCCGTCGCAGGAATTGTCCGGGAAACATGCGAATACTTTCGCGTCCGTGAACTGCAGAATCCACGGGTATTCCGGAATGTCGGTGATGACGGACGACGACCAATACCAATCGCATTCCCCTTCGAGCTCCGACACACCGAAACAACCGTCGTTCGGCCCATCGCCCACGTCGCAACCAAGGCACGTGTGATCCGCGCATGGCGGAGGATCGCCGTCGTCGTCGGACGTTTTCGGGTCGGCGCGCGATTCGCCCCCGGCCGCGGCATCCTTGTTTCCGGCCTCGTCGTCGCTGAAGGCGGCGCAATCGTCTGTCACACCGCACGATCCGCCGGATTCCGTGGCGGCGCATCCACGCACGAGCGTGCGCAATTCCGAAATCGAGGGAAGACGCCAATCGTCGAAACCCGACACTTGCAGGTCGTCACAATGCTGATTCGCCGACTTCCATTCGACTTCCTCGAATCTGGCGGATTGCCAGGTAAGCCCTGTCGAGGCGTCGGTCCATGCTGCGTCCGAATGATCGCTGTTGTCGTCATCGGAGCCGTTCAAGCACGACATCGCGATGCCGGAGCCGAAAATCAGGAAAGCGATCGCGATAACAAATTGGTGATTCCATTTGTAATGCATGCGATTCCCTCTTCCCGATGGAAAATTTGTGGTTTTCGAAGCAGGCGGGACGCCTGCGCTCCGTGGTCAGAAGCCGTCGAGCGGCAGGACGTTGCGGGAGGCGCCGACGGCCAAGACCCATCGGCCTTTTTCCTCGCGCACATATTCGGTGAGTTGCATCCACGCCGCGTTGGAAAAGCGCGCGGTGAGGCCGAAGCGGATCTCGCAATACGGCTTGCCCGCGCGCATGCGCAGGGTGGAGGGGTCGAGCACGTCGTGCGTGTCATCGTGAAGACGCAGGCGCAGATGGTCGCCCGCCGGACGCAGCGCGGTCACCAGCAGCGGCGCGTCATCCACCACGACATCGACGCGGATCTTGCCGTCGGTGAGGAACACGCGGCCGTCGTCGTCCGTCGAAAGGTGCCGCGACAGATATCGCCACGTGCGTTCGTGGGTGATCTCCTCGCCGTCGTGCTGCCAGGTGCCGTCGCTCAAAATGTGAAAATTGCCGGCGAGCGGATGCTCGCTGACATCAATGAGCGGGCCGCCGCCGGCGCTCAAGCCACGCCCCACCGGCGAAGCCTTTTGGCGATCTCCGGCAATTGGGCGACGCCGCCGAAGATCTCGCGGCCGAGCACGCGCTCGGTGATGCCCGCGTACATGTGCGAGATGGCCGCCAGCATGTCCGCGTCCACCGGCGTTGGCGCTCCGCCGAGCGACGCAACGATTTCGTGAAGCGGGCGATCGTCGCGTTCGGCGATTTTCTTGGCCTTGTTCATCGCGTCGATAAACTCCGGCTGCCGCTTGATGTGATACTGACGCAGGGGCTCCTTGCTGATCTGTAGGCTTTTGTACGTCAGGCGCAGTTCGTCGGGCGTGATGGCGTCGGCCAAGGCGAGGCCGGATCCGAGGCGCACGAACTCGAATTTGCCGTCCCAGAGGGTCAGGCCGGCCTCGGCGAACTGGTCGGAAAGCCAGAGCGCGACAAGCAGCGTCGCGTGCAAAAGCGTGACGAACGCATCGGGCGAAAGGCCGGCGAAATTCATCGCCGATTCGTAGGCGAGGAAGCGATCCGCGGGCTCGAGCTTGGAGAAAAGCTCGATGACCGGACGCGGCAGGCGCGCGCCTTCCTTGACGGGTTTTGTCAGCCCAAGCTCGCGCGCGTACCCGGGGTTTTCCGCGACGCGGCGGATAAGCGAGGAGCCCTTGGGCGCGCCGAAGCGGAAGACGCACTCGAGCGGCACGAGATGGTTTTTGAGATCGGGTCGAAACGCGCCGTAGTTGTAAAGGCGCCGGCCGGACACGGTGACGGTTTCCGGGCGTACGATGCGCACGGCCTGCACCTCGAGGACGTTGCTCGATCCGCGCAATTTCGCAAGCGGCACGACCTCGCCAGAGTCGTCGACGATGCCGCGGTAGTGCGTGGG
Above is a window of bacterium DNA encoding:
- a CDS encoding flippase-like domain-containing protein produces the protein MKFPRAALDFLRKKPVSLTLSFAVTIVALWFALAGTDFRRTWESMRAMKPVWLAASLGVLVFGTYVRAFRWNIIMKRQGSTMMASLDAILISIFFNGVLPLRSGEVIRIGYFARRTGAGVPATTAALVLERALDMTALATIGAVALSVLAGRQAEAMAVPPSWLAAGAGAALVAMIGGGIFLKARAGRPVAEGHEPGPLTRILNDALKRLTVLESRVEAGSVIGLSFFSWLITLFPAYFVFLAAGMTPSVIDVAIILVFIVFAISLPSSPGFIGTFHAGFVFGAEMVGIPKETALPVAIVAHVFTQVPFILWGAWVLLKGGRKLIAKEQTD
- a CDS encoding DUF1566 domain-containing protein, which codes for MHYKWNHQFVIAIAFLIFGSGIAMSCLNGSDDDNSDHSDAAWTDASTGLTWQSARFEEVEWKSANQHCDDLQVSGFDDWRLPSISELRTLVRGCAATESGGSCGVTDDCAAFSDDEAGNKDAAAGGESRADPKTSDDDGDPPPCADHTCLGCDVGDGPNDGCFGVSELEGECDWYWSSSVITDIPEYPWILQFTDAKVFACFPDNSCDGSYSVRCVR
- a CDS encoding DUF1285 domain-containing protein — translated: MSAGGGPLIDVSEHPLAGNFHILSDGTWQHDGEEITHERTWRYLSRHLSTDDDGRVFLTDGKIRVDVVVDDAPLLVTALRPAGDHLRLRLHDDTHDVLDPSTLRMRAGKPYCEIRFGLTARFSNAAWMQLTEYVREEKGRWVLAVGASRNVLPLDGF